GAAGCGATCCTCATTAATCATCTGAGAATTTATCACAGGCAGAAAATGCTGGATCTGAATCATCAAGCCCCACATCAACTCCTTGACAACACGACTGTACACGCAGGGTATTCTCTGAAATAATATCAGCAAAAAAGTTTGGTGCTCAAAATTATTCATAGAAGTAAGCAAACAAGGGAGCTTTAACACTAACCAATCTATCCTGAATGACATTTTTGTAATCCTCATTTCCAACAGCTAGTGTTTGCCCATTGACAACATGCTTCTGGATCATCGAACTAAGATCTGGACTAACAGAATTCTTATTAATGGCGTAGCGTTTGTACTCAAAAGTTTTGAAGGCTTTCGCCCAAATAACCTGTTAATGAACAAACAATGACCAGCATGTTAAGGGGAGAAGACACAAATACTGAAAAATAATGCGAAATTCTGACATGCATGTAATGATAAATCTTGTTCAAGTCCTCAATTATTTAGGTGTAAATCAGAATAAGTAAATGCGCTAAGCAAATGCAATGTCTTCTTTAAAAAAAAGACATGCTGCCAATCCTTGGTAGTAATACCATCACCATGTCAGGCCTTAAATTATCCCTAGCTAGCAGTAACTAGTCAGAACTTGGCATATGTCAATACTCCCTAGGATCGCCAAACTTGTGCCCATCTATTACTTGGATGTCTTTTGCACTCACAGtgacagttcaaaaaaaaaaaaaggcttTTGGGGTGCATTCATAAGAGAAACAAAATCATGGTACATGCTTCCTGAGCTGCTTTATGGATAGAAAACTGGTGTGTAGACTGTTAATTTAGTTAAACCCACTGTTTTGGAGTATGTACTTGTAGTATGTAGTGTACAAGAATATTTAGGTAGTACATAATAACATACTACTATATAGGTAGTATGTTAATTGGCGGATATACTATATTATGTGTACACATATGAAGGTATTTCTAAAACATGCTAAAACTTGTCAGACTCGCTTGGGATTTTTTCTTGTAGATCACTTTGTAAATAAATCTAATATGGGTATATTCCAAGAGATAAAGTTGTATGCATACCTGGATAAATAATGGGTGTAACTAAATATACAAGGTAGAAAAATACATGTATTTCTTCATGCAATGCAGAGGATAAATAGAAGTTGCAAAAATGAACCATGCAAGATGAGCGCAAGCATCATACTAAAAATTAGAGCCAGAGAAAAATTAGGGGGAAGGGGTACTAACTGCGTATTGCACATTGACGAAATCTGCCCAGATATGCTGCACGGGATAGATAATGCAGAAAAATTAGGTTGATTGCGAGAAAAACAGCAAAATAGGAGCAATAATCAAAAAAATTACCTGCCAGGCATCTGGTTCAGTGAGCTTGACCGCATCATAATCGAAGATTGCAAAGCCATAGGGTGTAAAGCCAGAGGGCGTCTCAAATAGCACCGAGATCACCCCACAGTTCCCAAACAGATCAGCTGGTAAATCAGAATTTAAGCAAATTCAGGCCAGCATAATTACGAAGAAAGACTTATGTTGACCAATCGAATAGTAGATATCAAGAGCGAAGTCAGTTCGTGGCTCAGAGGCCAAACGTTAATCCCGCCGCGGACAGATCCTCCAACACAGTCCATAAATATCATTCGCCTCCGCTGGCGGCAACACCCTTCTGCCGAATAGCGGCTCCGGTGTCGACACCGGCGATGCGGCCCCCGCAGCAGCCCTCCCCCTAATCCAGGGCTCCACCCAACAATTGAACACTAACTAGTCTTAGAAGATGATATAGCGCGGGGGGGTTAAAACTAACCTGCACACCTCTCCTCGTCATCGCCATTATCAAGAAACAACTGCGCCAAAGCatcctcatcttcttcgtcgtcaacGTCCATATGCAAGGGATAGGGATTCTTATCCGTCTTCATCTCCGAGGCAGTCTCCTTCCGCCCCGCCATCGAGGCGTTTTCCCCCAGGCCGCTCGCCATATATTGCAAGCCGAGAGTAGATAGAGATTGGAGGCTGCATCGGTCGGAATTTAAAGGGAGTCTGGTAGGTTAGCATCTCTAGCGGATCTTTTATGGGCTTTTTGGGGGCGGTTGCTCGCGGAGTGGGTTTGGAAGGGCCGGCCCAGTTCGTGATCATTTTGGTTTTGTTTAGAGCATCTTCTCCATCGGCGGTGCTCCTCTTCTCGGGTCCTCCTTCCTATCACTGGCGCCCCAGGcgaatcctatacaccgacctaTACGACGTGCCGCACACCCCGACGCACCTTTTGGGCCGGCCCATGTCCCGCTGATGTTTCTTCGACTTTCCCCATTAGGGAGCGTGTCTTCTTCTTCGGGTTCTCCGCCGCTGATGTCAGGCTCCGTCAGTTGGCAAGACGATAGCAACCGCAGGATGGCTAGTCCACGGCTAGGACCTCTAGAACCTGTTAGTGTTGTGATCCTGTAGTTTAGCTTAATTAAGTCATTGTTAAGCGCTGTAATGACCTTGCTTGGCCTGCTTCGGTATATAAGGAGCAGGAGGGGTGGCTGGGAGGACCAAGCAATAATCAACTATCTATTTTATCATTCATGTCCTTTCTTGTTCAACACTCGACGGCTCTAGCGCCGCGGCGCTAACTCCTCCCCCTTCTCCTCCGATCATCGTCAAGGGCATCCACCGCCGGACCCTGacaaagtggtatcagagcacgcGTTCCTCCGCCTGCTCGGTCGCACCGGCGACGTACcctccctccctcttcctctaacCGCCACCACCCCCAGATCCAAAACAGCACCTTTCCTCCGTTCCGATCATGTCGCATCGCTCCAAGTCAAGCTCGCGCACGAGTCGGGGAAGGCCTACCCTCGGCTCTGCTTCGTCAACAGACGCCGAGCTCGCCGCGCTAAGGGCTCAGCAACGCGCCGATCGTGATGCGCGCTCCGTCGGGCGACGTCTCCACCAACATCAGCTCGAAACAACGGCAACTCTGGGGGCAGTCTAAGATCAGATGGAAGCCATGGCGCAGGTGCAGTCGCAGATGGCCTCCATGATTCAGCGTATGCAGGGGAGCATCGAGCGTTTACTGCCGGATCAAGGTACGAACACCACCGTCTCTCCCAACACAGGCACGAACCGCACGTTCACCACGCCGCCACAACGCACAAACACACAACTTTCCCCAATTCCAGAGTTTTCAACACCACTTCCCACCCCACACACCGCAAATCCTCCACCTTTTCCACCAAACCTCGGCCGTTTTCTGCCGGATCAGCTACCGCAACCACCGTCCCCGCAGGGTGTTTGTCAAAATCGCCCCGTGGTCACGTCCACTGTCCCAAGAACACCTCGCGTAAATCCTTCTTCATCTCACACCCACATCACCCAACACACCACTCCGACAACACAACCTCATTACTACCAACCACATTCCCCACGCACCAAAGAGCATGATCCAATACCACCGCCAAAACCCCAAGAGCAGCCATATCAGAGACCCTACCAACCACACCATCACAACTCTTCCAACGACATCGCAAACACAACAACACAACAACAATCAAACCCTGTCCCTGCCAATACAAACCTATACCATACTCAGCCTACCCATCACACCTACAACAACAGCACCACTTACCCACTAGACCCACAAATCCGAACCCCGCATGTGGAATTACCCACCTTTCATGGTGAAAACCCACGTGCATGGCTGCTGGAAACAGAAGACATCTTCAAGCTGGTGGGAATCAATGGAGAGGCTCGTGTTCGTTGGGGCATAGCACATATTCGTGGTCAGGCCAAGATATGGTTGAACAGTTCAGGAATTGACCTGCAGAGGATGTCTTGGGCAGAATTGGGTCAGGCTCTCATCGAGCGTTTTGCTGATACAGTGACAGTGGATCCTATGGAACAGCTACAGCACTTGAGGCAACGCACAACAATGGACAGCTACATCAACTCCTATGAATCATGGATGCAGGTCATGAAACGAGGCCGAGTTTATCCACCCACGGATTTCTTTGTGGAGAGGTTCATCAGTGGATTAAGTGAAAGCATCAGACATTTGGTACAATGCCAACAACCAGTCTCTCTAATGTCGGCATATTACATGGCAAGGCAGTATGAAAAGAATCACAATGCCAACATGACAGTGACCAGAAGGGCACAGCCAGCAGTACCAGCTCCACCCTTACTAGGCAGAAATGCAGCTGGTCGAGAACAACAAATTCGCAATGGCCAGCCAAGAGATAATCCAATCAGAAATGCTAGGCCAAGAATTCCTCGACAGTGCTGGTATTGTCCAGACAATTATGCTCCTGGGCACATATGTCCGGGTATGCAACGTGCTCTCAACATGTTGATATTGCAGGAGCATCCAGAGGAACAACAAGAAGAGGTTCAGCAGTTGTTATTGGATGTTGTCCAAGAGGAACAAGATCCAATACAGCCAGCACATGCAGCACAACAGGAGCATGAAGAACTCCCTCTCGATGATAATGTTCACTTGATGCAAATATCAGCAACAGCTTACCATGGCGCAACAGATGAGTCCACCATTTCTCTGCTGATTCAGATAAAAGGAGTCCCAGCAGTCGCCTTAGCAGATACTGGCAGCACCAACACATTCCTTGACAGACAATTTGCCATGGATCATGACATAGACATTACACCAGCTCCTCCTCGACGTGTCAAAGTGGCTGGAGGTGGCATCTTGGTCTCTGATAGCATTGCCTATAATCATCAATTTTTCATACAAGGCATACGTACCCTTCACAGCTGATTTCCGTGTGCTGCAACTGGGAGGATCTGATGCCATCCTAGGGGTCAACTTGTTTAAACTGCATAACCCAGTTACATTTGACTTCATTGGACGCACCTTCTCATTGGAATCTGCTGGACAAGTTCACACATTTAACGATCACTTGGTGTCCATGGATGATCCGATGATATCAGCAATGGAGTGTAAGAAGCTATTGAAAGATGAAGCCACAGCTTTTATCCTGTACAGCATTGACGATGTGAGATCAACTCTGACACAACTGGAAAACACAACCAGCCAGGAAGAATTTCAACATGTCTTGCAAGCATTTGCAGATGTTTTTGATGAACCACAGGGTTTACCTCCTCACCGATCTGCTGACCACGAGATTCCTCTGTTACCAGGATCAAAACCTCCCAACATCAGACCCTATCGGATGTCTTACAATCAGAAGAACACAATTGAGAAAAAAATTGCTCAATTGTTAAAAAATGGAGAGATTCAGCCTAGCACCAGTCATTTTTCCTCTCCATTGATCTTGGTGCGCAAAAAGGATAAGAGCTGGCGCCTCTGTGTTGATTTCAGGGGTCTGAATGAGCTAACAGTCAAGAACAAATTCCCTATTCCTGTAATTGAAGACCTGCTTGATGAGCTACATGGAGCCACCattttttccaaaattgatctcagatcaggctaccaccagataagGATGAAAGAGGAAGATGTCCATAAAACTGGGATTTCCACTCATTTAGGCCACTATGAGTATCTAGTGATGCCATTCGGGTTGAGTAATGCCCCAGCAACCTTTCAGCAGCTCATGAACCAAATATTTGCCAAATACCTCCGAAAATTTGCCCTCGTTTTCTTCGACGACATACTTGTCTACAGTCCTAGTAAAGAACAGCACAAGCTCCATTTGCAAGCAGTGTTGCAAGTCCTGAAGGATAATCAGCTCAAAGCAAAACTGGAAAAGTGTACCTTTGGTCAGCCATCAGTGGAATATCTAGGCCACATTATATCTGGCCAAGGAGTGGCGACAGACCCAGCCAAAATAAAAGATACTGTGGAATGGAAAACTCCAAAAACATTGAAGAAGTTGCGTGGTTTTCTTGGGTTGACAGGGTACTACCGCTGGTTCATCCAGGGTTACTCCACTATTTGTCAGCCATTATACCATGCACTCAAGAAGGACAACTTTCAGTGGGGACAACAACAAGAGGAAGCATTTCAGAAGCTAAAAACAATCATGTCCACTCCACCAATGCTGAAACTCCCTGACTTCACCATTCCATTTGTGTTGGAGACAGATGCATGCAAATCTAGCTTGGGTGCAGTATTGATGCAAGAGGGACGACCCATAGCATTTTTTAGCCAATGCTTGGGCCCGAAAACAGATGCAATGTCTGTGTATGAAAAAGAAGCATTAGCCATATTACATGCTCTCAAAAAATGGAGACACTACTTCCTGGGAAATCAAGTGATCATAAAGACAGATCAGCAAGCTTTGAAGTATGTGGGCAAGCAAAGATTAGTGGACGGTGTGCAACACAAATTACTCCTGAAACTGCTGGAATTCGATTACAAAATTGAATACAAGAAAGGAAAAGAGAACACAGTGGCTGATGCCCTATCAAGGCAATTCCAGGATGATGAGATGGAGCACCAAAACAACAATTCCATTTCCGCCTGTCACCAAACGACACTGATCATTCCCAAATGGATCTCAGAGGTACAAAACTCCTATGTGAATGACACTGATTGCACCAAATTATTACAAGAGTTGTCCATTGATGAGGCTAGCAACAACCACTTCACCTTGCAATCTGGCATCTTGC
This region of Lolium perenne isolate Kyuss_39 chromosome 2, Kyuss_2.0, whole genome shotgun sequence genomic DNA includes:
- the LOC139835635 gene encoding uncharacterized protein → MAQVQSQMASMIQRMQGSIERLLPDQEDIFKLVGINGEARVRWGIAHIRGQAKIWLNSSGIDLQRMSWAELGQALIERFADTVTVDPMEQLQHLRQRTTMDSYINSYESWMQVMKRGRVYPPTDFFVERFISGLSESIRHLVQCQQPVSLMSAYYMARQYEKNHNANMTVTRRAQPAVPAPPLLGRNAAGREQQIRNGQPRDNPIRNARPRIPRQCWYCPDNYAPGHICPGMQRALNMLILQEHPEEQQEEVQQLLLDVVQEEQDPIQPAHAAQQEHEELPLDDNVHLMQISATAYHGATDESTISLLIQIKGVPAVALADTGSTNTFLDRQFAMDHDIDITPAPPRRVKVAGGGILAYVPFTADFRVLQLGGSDAILGVNLFKLHNPVTFDFIGRTFSLESAGQVHTFNDHLVSMDDPMISAMECKKLLKDEATAFILYSIDDVRSTLTQLENTTSQEEFQHVLQAFADVFDEPQGLPPHRSADHEIPLLPGSKPPNIRPYRMSYNQKNTIEKKIAQLLKNGEIQPSTSHFSSPLILVRKKDKSWRLCVDFRGLNELTVKNKFPIPVIEDLLDELHGATIFSKIDLRSGYHQIRMKEEDVHKTGISTHLGHYEYLVMPFGLSNAPATFQQLMNQIFAKYLRKFALVFFDDILVYSPSKEQHKLHLQAVLQVLKDNQLKAKLEKCTFGQPSVEYLGHIISGQGVATDPAKIKDTVEWKTPKTLKKLRGFLGLTGYYRWFIQGYSTICQPLYHALKKDNFQWGQQQEEAFQKLKTIMSTPPMLKLPDFTIPFVLETDACKSSLGAVLMQEGRPIAFFSQCLGPKTDAMSVYEKEALAILHALKKWRHYFLGNQVIIKTDQQALKYVGKQRLVDGVQHKLLLKLLEFDYKIEYKKGKENTVADALSRQFQDDEMEHQNNNSISACHQTTLIIPKWISEVQNSYVNDTDCTKLLQELSIDEASNNHFTLQSGILRFKGKIYIGSSTKLRDKEPKKWCDWLHSAEWWYNYSFHSAIQMSPFQALYVYPPPLLQQIPVPFEQQQASAIDQQEKESMVKILQHNLTKAQLRIKKYADANRIERQFEVGDLVYLKMKSYRESALGMQNPPKVAAQVWSGLLSASAPSTLQTT
- the LOC127322094 gene encoding uncharacterized protein isoform X1, whose amino-acid sequence is MASGLGENASMAGRKETASEMKTDKNPYPLHMDVDDEEDEDALAQLFLDNGDDEERCAADLFGNCGVISVLFETPSGFTPYGFAIFDYDAVKLTEPDAWQHIWADFVNVQYAVIWAKAFKTFEYKRYAINKNSVSPDLSSMIQKHVVNGQTLAVGNEDYKNVIQDRLRIPCVYSRVVKELMWGLMIQIQHFLPVINSQMINEDRFPMSEGMIFLLEHHNFDINPHMMVTKRIIEMAGILYECDRCVKKYDTFLRLAAQHLMKISRINTSHWDLMKLATAFKMICDPEDEISDARRLFSEQLLKRLARDAPRYQDKILKDPYSEVYKEMFSARKMRLEAGRVLVSLLKRAKKAYDDEQAGKAASDHEIGPDRKKICRGFVPVMIDELTEWHTVLSEKT